The window GCTGCAACACCCGGGCGTGATCGACGAACTGGCCAGCGACGCGATGCTCAGCGAGCGCTTCGTGCCGGGCGAGTTCGAGGAAGAACTGGTGCAGCGCCGCGCCTCGCTGAAGACCACCGGCGAGGACGACGAGGAGGCCCTGCTGAACCTGCTGCGCCGCGCCCACCATGCGGAGTTGTTTCGCACGCTGGCGCGCGACGTGGAGGGCCGCATCACCGTGGAGCAGGTGGCCGACGACCTGAGCGCGCTGGCCGAAGTGATCCTGCGCGTGACGGCGCGCTGGGGCTGGGAACACGTGCGCAACCGGCACGCTGAGTCGCCGCAGTTCGCCATCATCGGCTACGGCAAGCTCGGCGGCAAGGAACTGGGCTACGGCAGCGACCTCGACATCGTCTTCGTCTACGAGGATGCCGACGAACGCGCGCCCGAGGTCTACGCCGCCTTCGTGCGTCGCATGATCAACTGGCTCACGGTGAAGACCGGAGAAGGCGATCTGTTCGAGATCGACACCGCGCTCAGGCCGAACGGCAATTCGGGCCTGTTGGTCACCACCTTCGACGCCTACGCCAATTACCAGCAGCAGCGCGGCAGCAACACGGCCTGGACCTGGGAACACCAGGCGATGACCCGTGCCCGTTTCATTCTCGGCCTGGACAAGCTGCGCCCCCGCTTCGACGCCGTGCGCCAGGCGGTGATCACCGCGCCACGCGACGAGGCCGCGCTGCGCGGCGAGATCGTCGCCATGCGCGACAAGGTGCGTGCGGCGCGACCGGTCAAGGCCCACGCCTTCGACGTGAAACACAGCCCCGGCGGCATGGTCGATGCCGAATTCGCCGTGCAATACCTGGTGCTGGCCCATTCGCGGCGTTACCCGGAATTGCAGGACAACGTCGGCAACATCGCGCTGCTGCAGCGTGCCGAAGCCTGCGGCCTGCTGCCCGCAGGTGTGGGCGAAGCCGCGGCCAGCGCCTATCGGGAACTGCGCCGGGTGCAGCACAAGGCGCGGCTCAACGAGGCGCCGACGCAAGTCGAGCTGCCCGCGCTGCAGGCGGAGCGAGAGGCGGTGCTGGCCCTCTGGAACGCGGTGTTCGGCTGATTCCCGGGCCGCGCGCCGCGATAATCCGCGCATGCTCCCGTCCACATCCGCGCCGCCTCCAGATGCCGCGCCATCGCGCAGACCTTCGGTGCGCTTCATGCTGTCGCATCCCGCGCATTTCATCGCCCTCGGTTTCGGCTCGGGTCTGAGCCCGGTGGCACCGGGCACGGCCGGTACGCTCTGGGCCTGGCTGGCCTACCTGGTACTGCAGTCCTACCTGAGCAGCATGCAGATGGGCTGGCTCATCGCGGCGTCGCTGGTGGTCGGCTGGTGGGCGTGCACGGTGTGTGCGCAGCACCTGCGCGTGGCCGACCCGGGCGCCATCGTCTGGGACGAGGTGGTGGCGTTCTGGATCATCCTCTGGCTGGTGATGCCGGCCGGCCTGGTCGGCCAGGTGGCGGCTTTCGCCTTGTTCCGCTTCTTCGACGCGGTGAAACCCGGGCCGGTGGCCTGGGCCGACGAGGCCTTCAAGGGCTTCGACGCGCGCGGCGGCTTCGGCATCATGTTCGACGACCTGGTGGCGGCCTTCTGCACGCTGCTGGTGATTGCACTCTGGAGGTTCTGGTGAGTTCCAACCATGAAGATGAAGTGGTGCCGCTGGCCGATCTGCTGCTGCAAAAAGGCTGGTTCATGGCCGCGGCCGAGAGCTGCACCGGCGGCCTGATCGCCGGCGCCTGCACCGACCTGGCGGGCTCGAGCGGTTGGTTCGAACGCGGCTTCGTCACCTACTCCAACGAAGCCAAGAGCGAAATGCTCGGCGTCGACCCGGCGCTCATCGCCACCCACGGCGCGGTCAGCGAACCCGTGGCCCGGGCCATGGCGGCCGGCGCGCTGCGGCATTCGAATGCGCAGGTCTCGGTGGCGGTGACCGGTGTGGCCGGCCCGACCGGCGGCAGCGTGGAGAAACCGGTGGGTACGGTGTGGTTCGGCTGGTCGATCCGCGGCATCCTGACCAGCGAGAGGAAGTTGTTCGACGGCGATCGCGCCGCCATCCGCCAGGCGACGGTGCGGCATGCGTTGCGGCGGTTGCGCGATCTTGTGGCGGCCGCGCCGGATTGAAGGGACTGAAGGGGTTAAGGCGATCGACAGTGCTTCGACAGGCTCAGCACGAACGGCTTGTCTATCTCAACGAGCAGGCTTGTTTTTCCCGTTCGCCCTGAGCTTGTCGAAGGGTCTGGTTCGATTCGACGCAGGCCGTTATGCAGGCCGTGTATCGATGAAACTCTGGCGCAGCATCAATTTGTCCTGCAGCTTGGCCAGATTCGGATGCGCCGTACGCCAGGCGATTTCCGGAAAACGGAACTCCAGCCAGCCCAGCGCGCAACCCACGGCAATGTCGGACAGGCTCAGGTGGATGCCGCTGCAATAGGGCTTGTCGGCCAGGCCGCGGCTCATGGCCTTGAGGCTGGCGTCGATCTTGACCATCTGCCGGTCGATCCACTTCTGGCTGCGTTCCGCATCCGTGCGCTCGCTCCAGACCCGCTCCATCCGCGCGGCCACGCCGGCATCGGCCAGGCCGTCAGCCAGCGCCTCCCAGGTCTTGACCTCGACCCGTTCACGGCTCAGCGCGGGAATCAGCTTGCCCACCGGGGACAGCGTGTCCAGGTATTCCACGATCACGCGCGAGTCGAAGATCGCCTCGCCACCTTCCATGACCAGGCAAGGCACCTTGCCCAGCGGGTTCGATTCGCGGATGACGGTGTCCGGCGACCAGGGATCTTCCAGGATGAACTGGTAATCGAGCTTTTTTTCGGCCATGACCACGCGCACTTTGCGCACGTAGGGACTGGTAAGAGATCCGATGAGTTTCATGGGTGGTCGAGAACGGCGGGGACAGGCTGCCTTCGGGAAAGCCCCTGGGGTCCAGCCATTCTATCGATTCACCCCCCCTCGTCGGCTGACACGATTCGCGCGCCGCGTGCAACCGTGGCGCGCATCCTACAATCCGCAACATGACTTTCTCACCGATCTCGGCCCTGTCGCCGCTGGACGGCCGCTACGCCGCCAAACTCGCCCCCCTGCGCCCGCTGATGAGCGAACAGGGTTACATGCAACGCCGCGTGCAGGTCGAAGTGGCCTGGTTCATCGCGCTGAGCGACGCCGGTTTCAATGAGTTCAAGCCGTTGAGCCCGGGCGCGCGCACCTACCTGCTGAGCCTGGTGAAGAACTTCAGCGAAGCCGACGGCCTGGCCATCAAGGACATCGAGAAGGTCACCAACCACGACGTGAAGGCCGTCGAATACTGGATCAAGTCCAAGTTCGAGGCCCGGCCCGAACTGCTGGCGGCGGCCGAGTTCGTGCACTTCGCCTGCACCAGCGAAGACATCAACAACACCAGCCACGCGCTGCAGCTCAAGGGTGCGCGCCACCAGGTGATCCTGCCGGGCCTGGACGCGCTCATCACCAAGCTGCGCGAGATGGCGCATGCCTATGCCGATGTGTCCATGCTCAGCCGCACCCATGGCCAGACGGCCAGCCCGACCACGGTGGGCAAGGAAGTGGCCAACGTGCTGGTGCGCCTGGTGGCCGCGCGCGAAAAAATCGCCGCCGTGCCGTTGATGGGCAAGATGAATGGCGCGGTCGGCAACTTCAACGCGCATCTCTCGGCCTGGCCCGACTTCGACTGGGAAGCCTTCAGCAAGAAGGTCATCGAAACGCCCGAGCCGCTGGGCCTGGGCCTGACCTTCCAGCCCTACAGCATCCAGATCGAGCCGCACGACTACATGGCCGAGCTGTTCGACGCGCTGGCGCGCACCAACACCATCCTCATCGACTGGTCGCGCGACGTCTGGGGCTACGTGAGCCTGGGCTACTTCAAGCAACGCCTGAAGGCCGGCGAGATCGGCTCCAGCACCATGCCGCACAAGGTCAACCCGATCGATTTCGAGAACGCCGAAGGCAACCTGGGCCTGGCCAACGCACTGCTGCGCCATCTGAGCGAAAAGCTGCCGATCAGCCGCTGGCAGCGCGACCTGACCGATTCCACCGTGTTGCGCAACATGGGTGTGGCCGTGGGCTACGCCACGCTGGCCTACGCTTCGCTGCTGACCGGGCTGAACAAGCTCGAGATCAACGAGGAAGCCATCGCCGACGACCTGGATGCGTCGTGGGAAGTGCTGGCCGAGCCGATCCAGACCGTGATGCGCCGCTTCGGCGTGCAGGGCGCCTACGAGAAACTCAAGGAAGTAACGCGCGGCAAGACCGTGCGCGCCGAAGATCTGCATGGGCTGATCCGTTCGCTGGAGATTCCAGATGCCGAGAAGGAACGCCTGCTGGCGATGACGCCGGCGAGCTACGTGGGCAAGGCGGCCGAGCTGGCGCGCCGGGCCTGAACGACCGGCATGGCGCTCAAGGCAACCATCTTCAAGGCGAACCTTTCGATCGCCGACATCGACCACAGCTACTACGCCGATCACGCGCTCACACTCGCCCGCCACCCGAGCGAGACCGACGAGCGCATGATGGTGCGGCTGGTGGCGCTGGCGCTGAACGCGCACCGGCTGCAGACCGTGCTGGGTGGCGACGGCGTGCTGGCCTTCGGCGCCGGCCTGTCGAACCCGGACGACCCGGACGTGAGCCTGCGCGACTTCACCGGCCAGACGCGGCTGTGGATCGAGGTCGGCCAGCCCGAGGACAAACCCATCGCCAAGGCCTGCAACAAGGCCGACCAGGTGCTGCTGTACGCCTTCGGCCATGCGGCCGAAGTGTGGTGGCGCGGCATCGAGAACAAACTCACGCGGCTCGACAAGCTGCAGGTCTGGCGCGTGCCCACCGACGCCGCCCAGGCCCTGGCCGCGCTCGCGCAACGCAGCATGCAGCTGCAGGCGACGGTGCAGGAAAGCGCGCTGACGCTGAGCGACGACCAGCGCACGGTCGAGATCGAATGCGTCCGCTGGAAATAGCTTGGCTCACCCCCAGGTTGGCTCACTGCGTGTAGCCGCCCACCCCCTTGCAGGGGGCAACGCTGGCGGCCCGGCAAAGCCGGTTCCGCGGCGTTCTGGAAGGGCGCCACGGCAGCCGTTTAATCCCGTTCGTGCTGAGCTTGTCGAAGCACCTGGTTGAAGAAGTGAGCGGCTTCGACGGGCCCAGCCCGCACGGTTGTCGACCGAACCCGCTTCAACCGGGCATCAAAGCCCCGCACCGCCAGCACTGCTCGAAGCCACCCTCCACCTTTTCGCCGCAGTGGCACCACCACAGGCGCTGGGGCAGATGCTGCAGGTCGTCGAGCAGGGCCCGTGCACGGTCTTCCTGCTCCTCGTGCCGCAGCCAGATCTCGGGCAGGCACTGATCCGGGGGCAGATGGCCGGCCGCGGCGCCGAGGTACTGGCGCTGCACCGAGGCGGCGATGCCGGCCTCCAGCAAGGTATCGACCCACAGCGTGGCCAGGGCGATGTTGGGCGCCTGGACCAGTCGCAGCATCAGGGTGCGACCGGCGGTTTTTCGGCCGGCTCCGCTGCCACGGCGCCAGGCTGCGGCCCTTCGGCGGCGCGTTCGGCGTACCGGTTGAAGCGCCACGCATCGGCTTCGAGCGTGATGCGGCGCCAGGTGGCGCGTTTCTCGCCGGGCGTCATCGACGGCCAGTGCTGCACTTCGTCGAAGGTGCGGCCGCAGCCCTTGCACAGATCGTCGCCCTGGCTGGTGGAGCAGATGGCGATGCAGGGCGTGTCGGGCGTGCTTTCATACCAGCCCAGCCAGGCTGCGCGGGCGGCAGGCGGCATCGTGGCCTCGTCGGCTTCGTCCTGGCGGTAATAGACCATCAGTGCGTACACCTCGGCCAGCGCGCGCAATTCGGCGCACAGCGTCACGCCGTCGGGTGAGGGTTTCTTTTCGCGCCAGTGGTTGATGGCGGCTTCGATATCGGTGATGTGGATGCCGGCCATGGATGCAGGATGAGAGGTGGGTCTTGCGAAGGGAGGGCGATGATAGCGCCCATGTTACGCGGTGCACTGCACCGCTAACCCCCAGACGTTGCGGGGGATTGGCCGGACGGCCACAGGCTCCGCATTTGCTATCGAAATCGGAGCAAACCCAGCACACTTGGATTGCGCCAGGGCACGAAAACGCTTCAAGCCCGATTCCAGGCTCCAGCGATGCTCGCGCCCGCATGGCGGGCATCGCGGGAAATCGTCCATTGCGCAAACCGGCGTGGCGATGCTCTAATCCGCGCTTCGAGGGGGAGTAGCTCCCGCTTGTTGCGGCAAAGATCGTCCCGCAGGACGGCGCAGCCGCAGCAGGCATCGGTCCGCCGTCAATACGAAGCTTTCAACGCACGGGGTGCGGCTTCCGGCTGATCGGGCACGTGTGCATCGCACCGTGTCGGGCAAGACCTTCGATCCACACTGTCACAGGTGGGTCGAAGGTTTTCCGCGCAGATTTTGCCCGGTTTCCTCGGCTCCGGTTTCAGGTGGTTTTCGACAAATCAACCCACAACAAACGGAGTTTTCACATGGAATTTCTATCGGCGCCCTGGTGGTCGGCCCTGCTGGCCATCATCCTGATCGACCTGGTTCTCGCCGGCGACAACGCCATCGTCATCGCCCTGGCGGCACGCAGCCTGCCCACCCACCTGCAACGCAAGGCCATCATCTGGGGCACGGTCGGCGCCATCGTCGTGCGCTCCATCATGACGGTGGGCGTGGTCTGGCTGCTGAAGATCCCGGGCCTGATGCTGGCCGGCGGCCTCGGCCTCGTCTGGATCGCCTACAAGCTGCTGTCCGATCAGTCGGACGGCGAGCACCAAGGCCCCGTGGCCAACACCTTCTGGGGCGCAATGAAGACCATCGTCATCGCCGATGCGCTGATGGGCATCGACAACGTGCTCGGCGTGGCCGGCGCGGCGCACGGCGCCTTCGACCTGGTCATCCTGGGCCTGCTGATCAGCGTGCCGATCGTGGTCTTCGGCAGCACCATGGTGCTCAAGCTGGTCGAACGCTTCCCGATCATCATCCAGGCCGGCGCCGCCGTGCTGGCCTTCACCGCCGCCAAGATGATCGTCAGCGAGCCGCTGCTCGACGCCGTGTTCGACCCGCCGGAGATGATCCACACCGCCGCACGCTGGGCGGTCTATGCCGTGGCCGTGCTGGGCGTGCTGTTGGCAGGCCGATGGGCCGCCAGGCGCAACCAGCAGGCGACGGCCACGGAGCAGGTCGCCAATACCTGAGCGCCCGCCAGAGCGCCAAACCGGGGCGGCAACCGCCGCCCCGCAACCGAGCCACTACCAGGAGCTTGCATGGACAAAGTCATTGTGTTGATCGACGACGTGGCCTACGCCCAGGACCATCTGCGCCCGATGCTGGGCCGCGCCTGCGGCCTGTCGCCGGCCACGCTTTCCGGGCGGCACACGCACTGGGTGGTGGTGGCCTGTGCGCCGCGCATGACGCAGCGCGTGAGCAAATGGGTGAGCCACCGCTCGCGCGAGAACTGGCGCACCAAGTGGTCGGACCGGCTGTTCGCCGAACTCGCGCCCTGGCTGCAGCGGCATGGCGACGTGTGGACGCCGGTGGTGGCCACCGGCCCGCTGCCCGAACTCACCGAAGGGCTGATGGCCGAACATGGCACGAACCATCTGCTGGACGTGCGGCGGCCCAAGCTCAGCCCCGGACAGTCGGCATCGACCACGGTCATGGGCCAGCAGCATTGGTCGTTCGCCGGTGTCCTGGCCGGCCTCGGCCTGGTGCTGAGCCTGGGCCTGGACTGAGCGCGATTTCGGCCCTGGCTTCGACAGGATCGCGCTATCCGGGAGATTCGCCGGCGTAAAGATTCGCATGGGCCGCGCGGATGACCTTCTTGTCGAGCTTGCCGACGCCGGTCTTCGGTATCGCATCCACGAACAGGATGCGGTCGGGCAACTGCCATTTGGCGAAAGTCTTCGACAGGTGCGCATGCAGCTGCTGCAGCGTGGCTTGTCGGTCCGGCTTCAGGACCACCAGCGCCAGCGGCCGTTCCTGCCACCGGGGATGCGGAATGCCCACGACCGCCGCGTCGCGCACGGCCGGATGCCCCAGCAGCGCGTTTTCCATGTCGATCGATGAAATCCATTCGCCGCCGCTCTTGATCACGTCCTTGAGCCGGTCGGTGACCTTCACATAGCCGTCGGTATCGATGGTGCCCACGTCGCCCGAACGCCAGTAGCCGTTGAAGAACCGGTCCGCCGCGTCGGGCATGTCGTGGTAGCTGGTGGAAATCCACGGGCCGCGCAGGCAGATCTCGCCGACGGCCTGGCCGTCGTGCGGCAAGGCCTGGTCGTCCGCGCCCAGCAGCAGAATGTCGACACCGCACACCGGCAGGCCCTGCTTGCGCTTGAGATCCCACGCCGCCTCGGCGCAAAGGCGTTGCTTGAGCGTGGGCTTGAGCCGGTTGAGCGCCACCAGCGGCGTGGTCTCGGTGGCGCCGTAGCCGTGCACCACCTCGGCGCCCGTCGTCTCGTGGAAGCCGATCATCATCGGCAGCGGCGGCTCGGTGGCGCCGGACATCATGCGCAGGCGCCGGAAGTCGGGCTTGACCGGCAGCGTCTCGATGTACTGCAGCATCGGCTGGAAGATCGCCGGCGCGCCGTTGGTGATGGTGACGCCTTCGGCCATGATGGCGTCGGCCAGCGGCCTCATGTCCTCCACCGAGTAGCAGCCCGGCAGCACGATCTTGTTGGCCATCATGGTGGCGGCCTGCGGCAACCCCCAGCACTGGCCGTGGAACATCGGGGTGAGCAGCATGGTGCAGTCGTCCAGCGTCATCCCCATGTTCGCGGCCACCGACATGGAATGCAGGTAGATCGCGCGGTGCGAGTAATAGACCCCCTTCGGCCGCCCGGTGGTGCCGGTGGTGTAGCAGGCGCTGTAGGCCGCGTGTTCATCGACCATCGGCCAGTCGATGGCGGGCTCCGCCGCGGCGAGCAGGTCCTCGTGGTGGTGCAGCGGTGCCAGCGAGGTCCGGATCTCGGACAGCGGCTTGTCGGTCATCACCACCCAGCCCTTCACGCCGGGCACGTGCGGCGCGATCGACTCCGCGACCGGCAGCAGGCTCTCGTCGACGAAGATCAACGCGGCCTGGCTGTGCGTGACGACGTAGCCCAGGTCTTCGACACCGAGCCGGAGGTTCATCTGCAGCAACACGGCGGCAAGACCCGGGATGGCGTAGTAGAGCTCGAAGTGCCGGCGGCTGTTCCAGTCGAGCACGCCCACGCGGTCGCCCGGGCCGATGCCCAGGCCACGCAGCGCATTGGCCGCGCGGCACACACGCTGGTAGCAATCGCGGTAGGTGTAGCGGTCCCAGCCGCCGTCCGCGCGCCTGGCAACGATCTCCTGCTCGGGATGCGTGCGCGCCGCGTGCCGGATCAGTGTGGTCGTGTTGAGCTGGTAGTCGTGTCCCATCGTCGAGGGGCAGCCTCGGACAATGCCGTCGCGATGGGATGTCGTGGTCAGGGTGGTCAAGGTGGTCATGAGCATCAGGCGTTCACAGGGGGGCGAAGCGCGGCGCGGCGGCGACGGCGATGGCGCCGTCCGCGCCAGGGGCATAGATGCCGCGCGCGACGTTGTGCGGATGGTGCGCGGCCTCGGCCAGGCTCAGCACGGGCGCGAAACACGCGTCGCTGCCTTCGAGCAGGGCGCACCAGTGCGCGCGCGGTTGGCTGCGAAAACGGGCGGCCATCCGCGCCTTGAGCGCGGGCCAGGCGGCCTTGTCGTGCTGGCGGGCCGGGTCGACATCCGCAAGCCCGAGCTTGTCGAGCAACAGCGCATAGAACTGCGGCTCGAGCGCCGCGACGGTGATGAAGCCGCCGTCGGCGCATGCGTAGCTGTCGTAGAACGGCGAGTCGTGGAACGGGCTGGGCTGCGCGCCGTCGATCTGCCCGCCGCCGCGAATCCACTGCACCAGCGTGCCCAGCATCGCCACGATGTCCACGATGGCGGCATCGACCACGCGGCCGCGCCCGCTCTGGCGCGCCTCGAACAATGCACATGCGATGCCGAACGCCAGTCCCAACGCACCGCAGGCGTCGCCGACGACGGTGGGCGGCACCCTGGGCGCCTGCCCCGCGGGGGCCGCGAGCGACAGCAGCCCGGTCAGCGCCACGTAATTGAGGTCATGGCCGGCCGCCTGCGCGAGCGGCCCGCACTGGCCCCATCCGGTCATGCGGCCGTAGACCAGGCGTGGGTTGCGCGCCGCGCATGGCGCCGGGCCTACGCCCAGGCGCTCCATGACGCCGGGGCGGTTGCCTTCGACCAGGGCGTCGGCGTCGGCCACGAGGTCCAGCGCCCGGGCCAGGCCCGCCGTCGATTTCAGGTCGACCTGTTCCACGCGCTTGCCGCGCCGCAACGGGTTCTCGCCCGCGACACCGAGGCTTTCGTTGACCACCGCCGCACCGGGCCGCACGAGCGTCGTCACGTCAGCACCCATGTCCGCGAGCATGCGGGCGGCCAGCGGCCCCGGGCCGATGCCTTCGAACTCGACGATGCGCACGCCGTGCAAGGGGGGAAAACTTTGGACCATCATGTCGTGGAAGAGAACCTGGGACGGTGGGCATGTTCGTCGGGGGCGCGAAGCGGCGCATCGTCGCTACCGACGACCGCCCGCGCCGGCAAGGCGCCGCCGGGCGCCGCTCAGCGGATCACGTCGAGCCGCCGCGCAATCGCCACCGCTTCCGCGCGGCTGCGGGCGTTGAGCTTGGTGTTGACGTTGCGCAGATGGGTGCGGACGGTGCTGTCGGAGAGCTTGAGTTTTTCGGAAATCCCGCTGTTGGAATTCCCCTGCTCGACCAGCTGCAGGATCTGGATCTCCTTGCGCGTCAGCGGCTCCATGAGCGCGTGCGGCGCGGGCGTGCCCGCGCTGTCGAGTGTCATCGGGCCGAAGGATTCGATCAACCGCTGGACATGCGCGACCAGGATCGGGTCGCTGCGGCTGGCCGGTGTCTCGTGCAGCACCGCGTAGTAGTGGTGCACGAGCCGGCCGATGGCCTCGCCCTCGTCGACGAACATGCGCACGAAACCCTCCTGGCTGGCTTGCCGCAGCACGCCCGCGAGGATTTCGGTCGAAGCGGCGGGCTTGCCGCTGCGCTGCAGCGCGAGGCTGTAGAGCACACGCAGCTGCAGCAGGCGGCGTTGGCGCGACTGCCGGGCCGCCAGTTCCATCTCACGCTCCAGCGGCTCCAGCGTCGAACGCGCATCGCCGAAATGGATGTCGCGCCGGATGCGCGCGAGTTCCAGGTACTCGACCTCGTGCGCCGGCAGGCGTTGCCGCCGGATGCGTTCCCACACGGCCGGGTCGGCGGCGCGTTCCAGCTCTTCGGTGGCGGCCTGCTCGTTGCCCTGCATCAACAATTGGCGCGCACGCTCGAGCTTGGCGCTGGCCACCAGGCGGTCCAACTGGCGCGCATGGCCCAACTGCTCGAGCGCCGACAGCGTCTCGAACGCCTTGCCCACGTCTCCCCGGTGAAAGGCGATGCGGGTGCGGATCACCTGGCCGAGGATCATGTGGTCGGGCAGGCCGACATCGCAGGCCAGTGGCAGATAGATGTTGACGAGGTGGTCGGCGCCGTTCAAGTCGTTGGCTTCGTACAGCGTCGCCGCATAGAGCATGCCGGCCCAGGCGTTGCCGCTGGCGTAGTCGTACGAGGCCCTGTGGGTGGTGCTGATCGCAATGCGGAAACGCGCCGTGGCCTCCCGCAGCCGGCCGCGCTGGAAGTCCAGCATGCCGTCCAGCGACTCCGCATACATGCGGTTGAAGGTGCTGCCGCCGCGAACCCGGCGCGCGCCATCGATCAGCCGCTGCGCCTCGCGGTCTTCGCCCATGACCGAAAGAACGGCCGCCATCGCGTTGCGCAGCATGCTGTCGGCAAACGCGTTGTGCGTCGGCAGCTGCGCCATGCTCGCCGTGCCGCTGGCATAGGCTTCGTCGTAGCGGTCCTGCATGGCCAGCAGCAGCGGGCCCTGCGCGTTGACGTGCGCGATCACCTGCGGGTCCGTGCTGCCGCCCAGGTCGGCTTGCGCCAGGGTGGCCGCGGCCTCCCAGGCGCCACGCGTGAACAGCACCGGCCAGACGGACATGGCCTGCAACAAGGGATAGGCGCGCAGGTCGCTCGCCGGTATCGCGTCGAACCACCGCGCCAGCATCCGCATGCGGCCGTCTTCGAGGAAATCCTGCACGGTGCCTTCGAGCAGGGCGAGCGCATGCGGATAGTCGCCGCCTTCGATCGCATGCTCGATCGCCGGCACGCGGCGGTGCTGCGATTCGTACCAGCCCGAGGCCGCGAGATGCAGTCGTGCCAGGTCGTCGGGAAGCTCGCGCGCCAGGCGGGCCCGCAGGTAGTCGGAAAAAAGCCCGTGGTAGCGGTAACTGCGATCCTGGCCTGCCAGGGAGACGAGAAAAAGATGCTGCTCGTCCAGCGTGCGCAGCAGGTGCTCGGCATCCACCTTCGGCATCAGGGCCTGGCACACGGAGGCATCGAGACTGCGCAGGATGCTCGTGCGCAGCAGGAACTCGCGCAACTCCGCCGGCTGGTGAGCGAGCACGTCCTCGGCCAGGTAGTCGGCCACCGCGCGGCTCGAGCCGGAGAACTGCTCGACGAAGTCGCTGCCGGGCCCTTCCCTTTCGAGCGACAGCGATGCCAGCCACAAGGCGGTGACCCAGCCCTCGGTCTTCTGGTGCAGGCGACGTATGGCCTCGAACGGCAGCTCGGGCAGCCTGCGCAGCCGGAAGTAGGCCTGGGCTTCTTCCAGGCTGAA of the Rhodoferax koreense genome contains:
- a CDS encoding LuxR C-terminal-related transcriptional regulator codes for the protein MIESAVADAPCISSVLAAKLSPPVTGIAQVRRRSLVDKVAGAGAVRLTVFRAPAGFGKTTAMLQLRERLAAQGVRTAWLTLDTTDNDASRFLDCFSAVACSLVPASRGDAAPMQKVESLYALAAPFAIFLDDFEAIHETAVLALLRATIERLPRGGQVIVGSRNLPDLGLARLRAHGQLLELDAEAMRFSLEEAQAYFRLRRLPELPFEAIRRLHQKTEGWVTALWLASLSLEREGPGSDFVEQFSGSSRAVADYLAEDVLAHQPAELREFLLRTSILRSLDASVCQALMPKVDAEHLLRTLDEQHLFLVSLAGQDRSYRYHGLFSDYLRARLARELPDDLARLHLAASGWYESQHRRVPAIEHAIEGGDYPHALALLEGTVQDFLEDGRMRMLARWFDAIPASDLRAYPLLQAMSVWPVLFTRGAWEAAATLAQADLGGSTDPQVIAHVNAQGPLLLAMQDRYDEAYASGTASMAQLPTHNAFADSMLRNAMAAVLSVMGEDREAQRLIDGARRVRGGSTFNRMYAESLDGMLDFQRGRLREATARFRIAISTTHRASYDYASGNAWAGMLYAATLYEANDLNGADHLVNIYLPLACDVGLPDHMILGQVIRTRIAFHRGDVGKAFETLSALEQLGHARQLDRLVASAKLERARQLLMQGNEQAATEELERAADPAVWERIRRQRLPAHEVEYLELARIRRDIHFGDARSTLEPLEREMELAARQSRQRRLLQLRVLYSLALQRSGKPAASTEILAGVLRQASQEGFVRMFVDEGEAIGRLVHHYYAVLHETPASRSDPILVAHVQRLIESFGPMTLDSAGTPAPHALMEPLTRKEIQILQLVEQGNSNSGISEKLKLSDSTVRTHLRNVNTKLNARSRAEAVAIARRLDVIR